The proteins below are encoded in one region of Caldanaerovirga acetigignens:
- a CDS encoding phosphomannomutase/phosphoglucomutase, with the protein MKKLNPHIFRQYDIRGVVGEEIDEEVAKTLGLAFGTFALKNGENKVVVGCDNRSSSPSLKKALIEGLLSTGCDVVDLGTVITPVFYFSRIHYCINPGVMITASHNPPEYNGFKVAFGHATLYGDDIQNIRAMMEKGEFERGKGSLSHIDPTEDYISTICEKIKLAKPLRVGIDCGNGTASLFAEKLFKRLGVETYPLYCESDPSFPNHFPDPVKPENLKDLKDLVLKEKLDLGIGFDGDGDRIGVVDDAGNVIYGDMLMVLFWREILPKHPGTTAIVEVKCSQALVEEIEKLGGKPMFYKTGHSLIKAKMKEIGAVFTGEMSGHMFFADEYYGFDDALYAAARLLRILSRSDKKLSELLSDVPKYYSTPEIRVPCPDDEKFSKVKAVQEYFRGRYQMIDVDGARVLFPNGWGLVRASNTGPELIVRCEAKTSEDLEKIKEEMQRALHPLKAF; encoded by the coding sequence ATGAAAAAACTAAATCCCCATATATTCCGGCAGTACGACATAAGGGGGGTCGTAGGCGAGGAAATCGATGAAGAAGTAGCTAAAACTTTGGGACTTGCCTTCGGCACCTTTGCCCTGAAAAACGGCGAAAATAAAGTGGTAGTGGGATGCGACAACAGGTCTTCGTCTCCTTCTTTGAAAAAGGCCCTCATAGAAGGGCTGCTTTCCACGGGGTGCGACGTGGTAGACCTGGGGACAGTGATAACTCCGGTATTTTACTTCTCCAGGATACATTACTGCATAAACCCTGGAGTTATGATAACCGCCAGCCACAATCCTCCCGAGTACAACGGATTTAAAGTGGCGTTCGGCCATGCAACGCTTTATGGCGACGACATCCAGAATATAAGGGCAATGATGGAAAAAGGGGAATTTGAAAGGGGGAAAGGTTCCCTTTCGCACATTGACCCCACCGAAGATTACATATCGACAATCTGCGAAAAAATAAAGCTCGCAAAACCCCTGCGGGTTGGAATAGATTGCGGCAACGGCACCGCTTCGCTTTTCGCAGAAAAGCTATTTAAACGGCTCGGCGTTGAAACATACCCGCTTTACTGTGAATCCGACCCATCCTTTCCCAATCACTTCCCCGACCCCGTAAAGCCCGAAAACCTGAAGGACCTCAAAGACCTGGTATTGAAGGAAAAACTGGATCTTGGAATAGGTTTCGACGGCGACGGCGACCGCATAGGGGTGGTGGATGATGCCGGAAACGTCATATACGGCGATATGCTGATGGTGCTTTTCTGGCGGGAAATACTCCCGAAGCACCCCGGTACCACAGCCATCGTGGAAGTAAAGTGTTCCCAGGCTCTGGTTGAAGAAATTGAAAAACTCGGAGGAAAACCGATGTTTTATAAAACTGGGCATTCCCTTATTAAGGCCAAGATGAAAGAAATAGGCGCCGTTTTTACCGGCGAGATGTCCGGCCACATGTTCTTCGCCGACGAATACTACGGTTTCGACGACGCCCTTTACGCTGCCGCCAGGTTATTGCGGATTCTCTCAAGAAGCGATAAAAAGCTTTCGGAACTTCTGTCCGATGTGCCAAAATATTACTCCACTCCAGAAATCCGCGTCCCATGCCCCGATGATGAAAAATTTTCTAAAGTAAAGGCGGTCCAAGAATACTTCAGGGGAAGATACCAGATGATTGACGTGGACGGCGCCCGCGTGCTCTTTCCAAACGGATGGGGCCTTGTCCGTGCTTCTAACACAGGACCGGAGCTTATAGTGCGGTGCGAGGCTAAGACCTCAGAAGACCTGGAAAAAATAAAAGAAGAAATGCAAAGAGCCTTGCATCCCCTCAAGGCATTTTAA
- a CDS encoding RMD1 family protein, translated as MKKIKLLAASLCNEININRLSSHFGINKKHQWDEPLVLSEEQLKGILRMPDGKSAYIFSFGSIVFLDFEHHEIMDFLDYLKKVEKNLSSIPSLDYTDDYTVTVNPGQEFLVNNEGTVLPEIGEMYLEIIATVLAKSVALSRIEDQIDDLMDAVEDIINYLETGKLNISDEKLAKLSGKILSFKYSTLSYIMLLDKPEITWVNEESENLYLELEEQFELEDRYEKIRHKTETLLDITEVFTSLVHAKRGTRLEWMIIFLIAFEIVLSILMSFLGLH; from the coding sequence TTGAAAAAAATAAAACTCCTGGCCGCATCTTTGTGCAATGAAATAAATATCAATCGCCTGTCTAGTCATTTTGGCATAAATAAAAAGCACCAGTGGGATGAGCCTCTAGTCCTTTCAGAAGAGCAATTAAAGGGCATTTTGCGAATGCCCGATGGAAAATCGGCATACATCTTTTCCTTTGGCTCGATAGTGTTTTTAGACTTCGAGCACCACGAAATCATGGACTTTTTGGACTATTTAAAGAAAGTAGAAAAAAACCTGTCCTCCATACCGTCCCTGGACTACACCGATGACTATACTGTAACGGTAAATCCTGGACAGGAGTTTCTGGTGAACAACGAAGGGACGGTACTGCCGGAAATTGGCGAGATGTATTTAGAGATAATAGCAACGGTTTTGGCGAAATCTGTAGCACTTTCTAGAATAGAGGACCAAATAGATGATCTGATGGACGCGGTCGAAGATATAATAAATTACCTCGAAACGGGCAAATTAAACATATCGGACGAAAAGCTCGCAAAATTGTCCGGTAAAATACTGAGCTTTAAATACAGCACCTTATCGTACATAATGCTTCTTGATAAACCCGAAATAACATGGGTAAACGAAGAAAGCGAAAACCTTTATCTCGAACTAGAGGAGCAGTTTGAATTGGAAGACCGGTATGAGAAAATTCGCCACAAGACGGAAACTCTGCTTGATATAACCGAAGTATTCACTAGCCTTGTCCATGCAAAAAGGGGAACTAGACTCGAATGGATGATAATATTTCTCATAGCCTTCGAGATAGTTTTATCAATACTGATGAGTTTTCTTGGACTACACTAA
- a CDS encoding 4Fe-4S binding protein gives MGIKDTINELIEYDKMLQGGVAMKINNNFNRWIWLLFIVFLILGLINQSFGLLAIICMISPIAAGFFKGRIWCGRYCPRGSFYDQVLARVGKEGRRIPPLLKRAWFRWAVFVSLMAFMAYNLFRAEKTLAGVGAVFYTMVVMTTFIGTVLGYFFSPRSWCKICPMGTIAVLAQRGVKEPITLDSERCISCGKCARFCPMEIPVHSFKEDGKVLDPDCLKCGVCIKSCPVKALHFGTGRKNAA, from the coding sequence GTGGGTATAAAAGATACAATAAATGAATTAATAGAATACGATAAAATGCTTCAGGGAGGGGTAGCAATGAAAATAAATAATAATTTTAACAGATGGATCTGGCTATTGTTTATAGTTTTTTTAATTCTCGGTCTGATAAATCAATCATTTGGATTGCTGGCCATAATATGCATGATATCCCCAATTGCAGCGGGATTTTTTAAAGGCAGGATATGGTGCGGAAGGTACTGTCCGAGGGGCAGCTTTTACGACCAGGTATTAGCAAGGGTGGGCAAAGAAGGCCGGCGAATTCCGCCTTTGCTTAAAAGAGCCTGGTTTCGCTGGGCCGTTTTTGTTTCGCTAATGGCCTTTATGGCTTATAATCTTTTCCGGGCAGAAAAGACATTAGCCGGAGTAGGTGCGGTTTTCTATACCATGGTAGTTATGACCACCTTTATTGGAACTGTACTTGGGTATTTCTTTTCGCCACGCAGTTGGTGCAAGATTTGTCCCATGGGTACCATTGCTGTATTGGCGCAAAGAGGGGTAAAAGAACCCATTACGTTGGATTCTGAAAGATGTATATCCTGTGGCAAATGCGCTAGATTCTGCCCGATGGAAATTCCGGTGCATTCTTTCAAGGAGGACGGAAAGGTCCTTGACCCCGACTGTCTGAAATGCGGTGTATGCATTAAATCATGCCCGGTCAAGGCATTGCACTTTGGAACAGGCCGCAAAAATGCGGCCTAA
- a CDS encoding thiamine diphosphokinase, producing MKAVIFAGGCIGDYSRVEKYLSGASLIICADSGIRHAFKMGIVPHLIVGDMDSTSEEDKKKIEYYKINKLSFPKEKDFTDTELALEVALQEGADEAVLLGGLGDRPDHSLANVLLMVSFKKRGLELTLAGKNWEMFLVDGKRKIKGQKGQILSLLPVTPKVTGIKTLGLYYPLQDETLLMGTSRGISNVFLDDEAVVEIREGMLIAVKWIES from the coding sequence ATGAAGGCTGTCATTTTCGCGGGAGGATGTATAGGAGATTATAGCAGAGTTGAAAAATATTTGAGTGGTGCGAGTTTGATTATTTGTGCCGACAGCGGCATACGCCATGCCTTTAAAATGGGAATTGTCCCGCATTTGATTGTCGGAGACATGGATTCTACATCGGAAGAGGACAAAAAGAAAATAGAGTATTACAAGATAAATAAGCTTTCTTTTCCTAAAGAAAAAGATTTCACCGACACGGAACTGGCCTTGGAAGTTGCATTGCAAGAAGGTGCAGATGAAGCTGTACTGCTTGGGGGATTGGGAGACAGGCCTGATCACAGCCTGGCTAATGTGCTTCTCATGGTAAGTTTTAAAAAAAGGGGACTCGAGCTCACGCTTGCGGGGAAAAATTGGGAGATGTTTTTGGTCGATGGCAAAAGAAAAATAAAGGGCCAAAAAGGACAAATTCTATCCCTTTTACCTGTTACGCCGAAAGTGACCGGGATAAAAACATTAGGGCTTTATTACCCTCTGCAGGATGAGACCCTCCTTATGGGAACCTCAAGGGGAATAAGCAACGTTTTCCTTGATGACGAAGCCGTGGTGGAAATAAGAGAAGGTATGTTAATTGCTGTAAAATGGATTGAAAGCTGA
- a CDS encoding sigma-54 interaction domain-containing protein gives MFSKDLFGAIVNSIHDGIIAIDPNERIIILNRSAQKILKIEGEKALGEKVREVVPNTRLPVVLRTGTPELNQLQELEDTTIVTNRMPVFDSSGRIIGAVAVFRDITEVKHLAEEVTNLRELHGLLEAIINSTQDAISVVDAQGKGILVNKAYTRIVGLTKEDVIGKPATVDIAEGESVHYQVLKTGKPIKGVPMKVGPNKREVIVHAAPIIVEGRLKGSVAVIHDVSEIKKLTEELEYVKRRMRHLEAKYTFDDILGESRAIKEAIEAAKNAAKTNATVLLRGESGTGKELFAHAIHNSSERRHNQFIRVNCSALTDSLLGSELFGYADGAFTGAKRGGRKGLFEEANGGTIFLDEIGEIGLNHQAMLLRVLNEKEIIRVGESKPIPVDVRVIAATNINLEKAVEEGRFRKDLYYRLNVVPIYIPPLRERKTDIPILAEHFIRKYNQEYGRAVEAIDKEALNVLMECDWPGNIRELENVISRAIINMEFGESVIEKRHLPRFYFQQKRNYSSASGSGGFSKPLKEIIEEAEKEAIKEALEKTGGNRNEAARILGISVRNLFYKLKKYDL, from the coding sequence ATGTTTTCAAAGGACCTTTTTGGAGCCATAGTTAATTCCATCCACGACGGCATAATAGCGATAGACCCCAACGAACGAATAATTATACTAAATCGTTCCGCACAAAAAATTCTAAAGATAGAAGGGGAAAAAGCTCTTGGGGAAAAAGTGAGAGAAGTGGTGCCCAACACCAGGCTTCCAGTTGTGCTTCGAACGGGGACCCCAGAACTCAACCAGTTGCAGGAGCTGGAGGATACTACCATTGTTACTAACCGTATGCCGGTTTTCGACAGCTCGGGCAGGATAATCGGAGCGGTTGCCGTCTTCCGCGATATAACGGAGGTCAAACACCTGGCCGAAGAGGTAACAAATTTGCGAGAGCTTCACGGCCTGCTGGAAGCCATTATAAATTCGACTCAGGATGCCATATCGGTGGTGGACGCTCAGGGTAAGGGAATCCTTGTAAATAAAGCTTACACCAGGATAGTGGGCCTTACGAAGGAAGACGTCATAGGAAAGCCTGCCACCGTCGACATAGCCGAAGGCGAGAGCGTGCACTACCAGGTCTTGAAGACCGGAAAGCCGATAAAGGGCGTTCCGATGAAGGTGGGGCCCAACAAAAGAGAAGTAATAGTTCATGCCGCCCCCATAATTGTTGAAGGCCGTTTAAAAGGCAGCGTGGCCGTAATCCACGATGTTTCTGAGATAAAAAAGCTTACTGAAGAGCTGGAGTACGTAAAGCGGCGGATGAGGCATCTTGAAGCCAAGTACACTTTTGACGACATATTAGGGGAAAGCAGGGCGATAAAGGAAGCCATAGAGGCGGCGAAGAATGCAGCGAAAACCAATGCTACGGTACTTTTGCGGGGTGAAAGCGGAACTGGAAAGGAACTTTTCGCCCACGCCATTCACAACAGCAGCGAACGGAGGCACAACCAGTTCATACGGGTGAACTGCTCGGCTCTGACCGACAGCCTCTTGGGAAGCGAACTTTTCGGCTACGCGGATGGAGCTTTTACCGGTGCCAAAAGGGGCGGCAGGAAAGGGCTTTTCGAGGAAGCCAACGGTGGGACCATATTCCTTGACGAAATAGGGGAAATAGGCCTAAACCACCAAGCCATGTTGCTTAGAGTGCTGAACGAAAAGGAAATCATAAGGGTTGGAGAGAGCAAACCCATTCCGGTGGACGTCAGGGTTATAGCCGCAACCAACATCAACCTGGAGAAGGCTGTGGAAGAGGGGCGCTTCAGAAAGGACCTATATTACAGGCTTAACGTGGTGCCTATATACATTCCTCCTCTCAGGGAGCGCAAAACGGATATCCCCATTTTGGCCGAACATTTTATAAGAAAGTACAACCAGGAGTACGGCAGGGCTGTTGAAGCTATAGATAAGGAAGCGCTCAATGTACTGATGGAGTGTGATTGGCCCGGAAACATAAGAGAGCTGGAGAATGTAATAAGCAGGGCCATAATCAACATGGAATTTGGAGAAAGCGTAATAGAAAAAAGACACCTTCCACGATTTTACTTCCAGCAAAAGCGAAATTATTCCTCTGCGAGTGGCAGCGGTGGATTTTCAAAGCCGCTTAAAGAAATAATTGAAGAAGCCGAAAAGGAAGCCATAAAGGAAGCCCTTGAAAAAACGGGTGGAAATAGGAATGAAGCTGCCAGGATACTAGGAATTTCTGTTAGAAACCTCTTTTACAAACTTAAAAAATATGATCTATAG
- a CDS encoding bifunctional enoyl-CoA hydratase/phosphate acetyltransferase: MKSLKEMLEVASRANTKTIAIVKAEDEDVLKAVKAASDLGLINGVLIGDKEKIEPILDRLGMERRNLEIIDEKDSFKAVTLAVEMAKKGEVQALMKGLIQTRDFLKGIVSGDKSLTGGRLLSHVAVFQVPNMEKLILVTDAAMNIAPDLPQKYQIMKNSLKVAQSLGIERPKVAVLSAVEIVNPSIPSTMDAAILSKMAQRDRLDAVVDGPLALDNAVSKEACAHKGIDSPVGGDADILLVPELVSGNILYKSLVYFAKAKVAGVVVGAEVPVVLTSRADSDESKTYSIALSALID, from the coding sequence GTGAAATCGCTAAAAGAAATGCTTGAGGTTGCCAGCAGGGCAAATACAAAGACGATAGCAATCGTAAAAGCCGAAGATGAAGATGTATTAAAAGCAGTCAAGGCGGCGAGCGATTTGGGATTGATAAATGGTGTGCTTATAGGAGACAAGGAGAAAATAGAGCCGATATTGGATAGGCTCGGGATGGAAAGACGAAATTTAGAGATTATTGACGAAAAAGATTCTTTCAAGGCTGTAACGCTCGCGGTTGAAATGGCCAAAAAAGGCGAGGTTCAGGCATTAATGAAAGGACTCATACAGACGAGAGATTTTCTAAAGGGCATCGTCTCTGGTGATAAATCCCTCACAGGCGGCCGCCTGTTGAGCCACGTTGCAGTTTTTCAGGTGCCCAATATGGAAAAGCTAATCCTTGTTACCGATGCTGCGATGAACATCGCCCCGGATTTGCCGCAGAAATACCAGATAATGAAAAACAGCTTGAAAGTGGCGCAAAGCTTGGGTATAGAGCGTCCAAAAGTTGCTGTTTTGTCGGCGGTGGAAATAGTAAATCCGTCCATTCCTTCGACGATGGATGCGGCTATCTTGTCCAAGATGGCCCAGAGGGACCGGCTGGACGCCGTAGTGGATGGTCCGCTGGCCCTGGACAATGCGGTGTCGAAAGAAGCCTGCGCTCACAAGGGCATCGATTCTCCGGTAGGCGGTGATGCAGACATTTTGCTGGTACCCGAACTTGTGAGCGGAAATATCCTTTATAAGTCTCTGGTTTATTTTGCCAAAGCCAAAGTAGCGGGGGTTGTGGTAGGGGCTGAAGTTCCGGTGGTGCTGACTTCCCGAGCCGATTCCGATGAGAGCAAGACCTACTCGATTGCGCTGAGCGCGCTTATTGATTAG
- a CDS encoding Glu/Leu/Phe/Val family dehydrogenase yields the protein MEIFKVIGEMGHEEVVFCNDPESGLKAIIAVHNTNLGPALGGCRMWSYDSEEDAIRDVLRLSRGMTYKNAMMNLPLGGGKSVIIGDPRRDKSEKLFRAFGKFVNSLGGKYITAEDVGTCPEDMKYVVQETSYVAGLDGKSGDPSPITAFGVFLGIKACCEWVYGSDDLKGKIVAVQGLGHVGMELVKLLTQAGAKLVVTDIYSDRINAAKEKYGVDAVEPDKIFDVECDIFAPCALGAVINENTVDRLKCKIVAGAANNQLKDESFAQRLTQRGILYAPDYVINGGGVINVSIEVSGETYSRELVNEKLKIIPKRLKEVFEFAEKEKVTTARAADMIAERIFMKKFNQIN from the coding sequence ATGGAAATATTTAAAGTGATTGGCGAAATGGGCCATGAGGAGGTAGTTTTCTGCAACGATCCGGAGTCGGGCCTCAAGGCCATAATTGCGGTTCACAATACGAATTTAGGACCTGCTCTGGGCGGATGCCGCATGTGGAGCTACGACTCGGAGGAGGACGCCATAAGGGATGTCCTGCGGCTCTCAAGGGGTATGACCTATAAAAATGCAATGATGAACCTGCCCCTTGGCGGCGGGAAATCGGTAATAATAGGCGATCCGCGGAGGGACAAGTCAGAGAAGCTTTTCAGAGCCTTTGGAAAATTCGTCAACAGTCTTGGTGGCAAGTACATCACCGCCGAAGACGTCGGAACCTGTCCGGAGGACATGAAATACGTGGTGCAGGAAACCTCTTACGTCGCGGGTCTTGATGGAAAGAGCGGAGACCCATCGCCCATCACAGCCTTTGGCGTTTTCCTGGGCATCAAAGCTTGCTGCGAGTGGGTGTACGGCAGCGATGACCTGAAAGGAAAAATTGTGGCTGTACAAGGCCTTGGCCATGTAGGTATGGAACTCGTGAAACTTTTGACGCAAGCCGGTGCAAAGCTGGTGGTCACCGACATATACTCCGACAGGATAAACGCAGCAAAAGAAAAATACGGGGTTGATGCGGTAGAGCCCGACAAAATATTCGATGTGGAATGTGATATATTTGCTCCGTGCGCCCTTGGGGCGGTCATAAACGAGAATACGGTGGATAGACTAAAGTGCAAAATAGTGGCCGGTGCCGCCAATAACCAGCTGAAGGACGAGAGTTTTGCACAAAGGCTAACACAAAGGGGAATCCTTTATGCCCCAGATTACGTGATAAACGGCGGAGGGGTAATCAACGTTTCCATCGAAGTGTCAGGGGAAACTTACAGCCGCGAACTGGTCAACGAAAAGCTTAAGATAATCCCCAAGAGGTTAAAGGAAGTTTTCGAGTTTGCAGAAAAAGAAAAGGTTACCACTGCCAGGGCGGCTGACATGATAGCCGAAAGGATATTCATGAAAAAATTTAATCAAATCAACTAA
- the buk gene encoding butyrate kinase, with protein MVASGILAINPGSTSTKIAVFEGEDLVFEEKIAHSTEELSKFDSIVAQYPFRKKLILDVIKSRSYNLSNLKAVVGRGGLLKPLEGGTYAVNQRMLEDLKNCVYGEHASNLGGILAHEIGRELGIPAFIVDPVVVDELEPVAKITGIPEIRRRSVFHALNQKAVARRVARNMGKRYDELNLIVAHLGGGITVGAHKRGRVVEVNNGLDGEGPFSPERSGRLPLMDFAKLVLTKNLTINEIKKMLAGKGGLVAYFGTNDAREIKKMIQEGIEEAKLVYEAMAYQVAREIGACAAVLCGKVDAVILTGGLAHDEMLVEWIKERVSFIAPVYVFPGEDELKALAEGAVRVLSGEERPKEYV; from the coding sequence CTGGTGGCCTCGGGAATCCTGGCTATAAATCCCGGTTCGACCTCTACCAAGATTGCCGTGTTTGAAGGCGAAGATCTCGTTTTCGAAGAAAAAATCGCCCATTCGACCGAAGAGCTTTCGAAGTTCGATAGCATAGTAGCTCAATACCCTTTCAGGAAAAAGTTAATCCTTGATGTAATAAAATCCAGGAGTTATAATCTGAGTAACCTCAAAGCCGTAGTAGGGCGCGGAGGTCTTTTAAAGCCTTTAGAAGGAGGAACGTATGCCGTAAACCAAAGGATGCTAGAAGACCTGAAAAATTGTGTGTACGGAGAGCATGCTTCCAATTTAGGAGGAATCTTGGCCCACGAAATAGGCCGGGAACTGGGAATACCTGCCTTCATAGTGGACCCGGTGGTGGTGGATGAATTGGAACCTGTTGCAAAAATTACGGGTATTCCCGAGATAAGGCGGCGCAGCGTGTTCCACGCTTTGAACCAGAAAGCCGTGGCAAGGCGCGTCGCAAGGAATATGGGGAAAAGGTACGATGAACTGAATTTAATCGTGGCCCACTTAGGTGGGGGCATTACAGTAGGAGCTCATAAAAGAGGTCGAGTAGTAGAAGTAAACAACGGCCTGGACGGCGAAGGACCTTTTTCACCCGAGAGATCGGGCCGTTTGCCGTTGATGGATTTTGCAAAATTGGTTCTCACGAAGAATTTGACCATAAATGAGATAAAGAAAATGTTGGCGGGCAAGGGCGGACTTGTGGCCTATTTTGGGACCAACGACGCGAGGGAAATAAAAAAGATGATACAGGAAGGCATCGAGGAGGCAAAGCTAGTGTACGAAGCCATGGCGTATCAGGTGGCCAGGGAAATAGGCGCCTGTGCTGCGGTACTCTGCGGAAAAGTTGACGCCGTCATCCTTACCGGGGGGCTTGCCCACGACGAAATGCTGGTGGAATGGATAAAAGAAAGGGTATCCTTTATAGCGCCAGTATACGTTTTCCCTGGTGAGGACGAACTCAAAGCCCTTGCGGAAGGAGCCGTAAGGGTGCTTTCCGGCGAAGAAAGGCCGAAAGAGTACGTTTAA
- a CDS encoding 4Fe-4S dicluster domain-containing protein: protein MKLSKIIIDKDRCKGCGLCIEVCPKKVLFFDNDSVNVLGYHPVAAKEGCIACGFCATVCPDVVFTIYREEKGGK, encoded by the coding sequence ATGAAATTGAGCAAGATTATCATAGATAAAGACAGGTGCAAGGGCTGTGGCCTTTGCATCGAAGTTTGTCCCAAAAAGGTGCTCTTTTTTGACAATGATTCGGTGAACGTTCTAGGTTATCATCCTGTTGCTGCGAAAGAAGGGTGTATAGCCTGCGGCTTTTGCGCCACCGTGTGCCCTGACGTAGTATTTACGATTTACCGCGAGGAAAAAGGGGGAAAGTAA
- a CDS encoding 3-methyl-2-oxobutanoate dehydrogenase subunit VorB, which produces MEKVLMKGNEALAEAAIRAGCKCFFGYPITPQSELPAYLAREMPKRGGVFLQAESEVAAINMVYGAAGAGVRVMTSSSSPGISLKQEGISYLCGAELPCVIVNIMRGGPGLGDIQPAQSDYFQATRGGGHGDYRTIVLAPSSVQELVDLVYDAFDLADMYRNPVLILGDGILGQMMEPVVFKERPARQLPPKDWATTGKMGRQKANVINSLYLDPVKLEEHNLKLFKKYQEIEAKEARYEILNGDDAEYFVVAYGICARIAHAAVEMAREEGIKVGLIRPITLWPYPKKAFEEVLPKAKAFLTVELSLGQMVEDVKLSVEGRAPVYFYGRTGGMVPTAEEIFEEIKKMRGLS; this is translated from the coding sequence TTGGAAAAGGTTCTTATGAAAGGTAATGAAGCTCTGGCTGAAGCGGCCATTAGGGCGGGATGCAAGTGCTTTTTCGGATATCCCATAACGCCCCAGAGCGAACTTCCTGCGTACCTCGCAAGGGAAATGCCGAAAAGGGGCGGGGTTTTTCTGCAAGCCGAAAGCGAAGTGGCGGCCATAAACATGGTGTACGGAGCCGCGGGAGCGGGGGTTAGAGTCATGACATCTTCCTCCAGCCCCGGCATAAGCCTCAAGCAGGAGGGAATATCGTATCTTTGCGGCGCCGAGCTGCCATGCGTGATAGTGAATATCATGAGGGGAGGGCCGGGCCTCGGCGACATTCAGCCCGCTCAGTCGGATTATTTCCAGGCAACCCGCGGCGGAGGCCACGGTGATTACAGGACGATAGTCCTTGCACCTTCATCCGTGCAGGAATTGGTGGATCTGGTGTACGATGCCTTTGACCTGGCGGATATGTATAGAAACCCGGTACTCATCCTCGGCGATGGAATCTTAGGACAGATGATGGAGCCGGTGGTGTTTAAAGAAAGACCTGCAAGGCAGCTTCCGCCGAAGGATTGGGCCACCACAGGCAAGATGGGAAGGCAAAAGGCCAACGTTATAAATTCCCTTTACCTCGACCCCGTAAAGCTCGAAGAGCACAACTTAAAGCTTTTTAAAAAATACCAGGAAATTGAAGCAAAAGAAGCAAGATACGAAATATTAAACGGCGATGACGCCGAGTACTTCGTGGTAGCTTACGGTATCTGCGCCCGAATAGCCCATGCTGCTGTGGAAATGGCTCGGGAAGAAGGCATAAAAGTGGGGCTTATAAGGCCCATAACGCTGTGGCCGTATCCCAAAAAGGCCTTCGAAGAAGTTTTACCAAAAGCCAAAGCATTCCTGACTGTGGAACTGTCTTTGGGGCAGATGGTGGAAGATGTGAAACTCTCGGTAGAAGGGCGCGCTCCGGTGTACTTTTACGGAAGAACGGGTGGTATGGTGCCGACTGCCGAAGAGATATTTGAAGAAATAAAGAAAATGAGGGGGCTTTCCTGA
- a CDS encoding thiamine pyrophosphate-dependent enzyme produces MKVVFERPKSLQPVKTHYCPGCGHGVIHRLVAEVMDELGIQDKTIGVAPVGCAVLAYNYFDCDMQQAAHGRAPAVATGIKRALPDRVVFTYQGDGDLAAIGTAEIVHAAARGENITVIFVNNAIYGMTGGQMAPTTLVGQKTETSPYGRDPQMAGYPIRVCEMLATLEGPSFLARAELTDVKNINKAKSYIKKAFEMQLSGKGFSLVEILSPCPTNWGMKPKDAVDCIKHEMVKVFPPGVFKEPKEG; encoded by the coding sequence ATGAAAGTGGTTTTTGAAAGGCCGAAATCCTTACAGCCGGTAAAAACCCATTATTGTCCCGGATGCGGTCACGGTGTTATACACCGGCTGGTGGCTGAGGTAATGGATGAACTTGGCATCCAGGACAAAACCATAGGCGTCGCTCCCGTAGGGTGTGCCGTTTTGGCTTATAACTACTTTGATTGCGATATGCAGCAGGCGGCTCACGGTAGGGCGCCGGCCGTAGCTACAGGAATTAAAAGGGCCCTACCCGACCGGGTGGTGTTTACCTATCAGGGCGATGGGGACCTTGCAGCCATCGGAACCGCGGAAATCGTCCACGCAGCCGCAAGGGGCGAGAATATAACAGTTATATTCGTAAACAATGCCATATACGGAATGACCGGCGGGCAAATGGCGCCCACCACGCTGGTGGGGCAGAAAACCGAAACCAGCCCTTACGGGCGAGATCCGCAAATGGCAGGATACCCGATTAGGGTGTGCGAAATGCTGGCGACCCTGGAGGGGCCTTCGTTTTTGGCCAGGGCCGAGCTCACGGATGTCAAGAATATAAATAAGGCGAAAAGCTATATAAAAAAGGCCTTCGAAATGCAGCTTTCAGGAAAAGGATTTTCTTTAGTGGAAATTTTATCCCCCTGCCCGACCAACTGGGGAATGAAGCCCAAAGATGCGGTGGATTGTATAAAGCACGAAATGGTAAAGGTATTTCCGCCGGGCGTTTTTAAAGAGCCGAAGGAGGGATAG